Proteins encoded within one genomic window of Corynebacterium aurimucosum:
- a CDS encoding methylenetetrahydrofolate reductase: MSPRLSASAPLDQISEDTPKRRERTALSFEVIPPRHDADAAKIDRLLATLAAYNPDYIAVTSSQRSGWLEGTAAFIEKISRDTAMRPLAHLACTAGTEEELVGWIDTLVDAGVRGLLALRGDLPEGGMPEGHLPHADSLVRLIRSWESDRVARLAAGRLAVGVACYPNGHAESATPDEDIDVLLAKQRLGADFAITQLFFDAEDYVRFAQRARLAGVRIPLIPGIMPMTSRARVERMCQLSGLDGPTKVLDQLAAATSPEEEKEIGMQITAKLAKTVMNAGADGLHIYTHNNPDITTDLLNRIGVTP, from the coding sequence ATGTCCCCGCGACTTTCCGCATCCGCACCACTAGACCAAATCAGCGAAGATACGCCTAAACGTCGAGAGCGCACCGCTCTCTCCTTCGAGGTGATCCCGCCGCGTCATGATGCGGACGCTGCAAAGATTGACCGCTTGCTCGCCACGCTCGCCGCGTATAACCCCGACTACATCGCCGTCACCAGCTCCCAGCGCTCTGGGTGGCTGGAAGGAACCGCAGCCTTCATTGAGAAGATCTCACGCGATACAGCGATGCGTCCCCTGGCCCACCTGGCCTGCACCGCCGGCACAGAGGAAGAGCTCGTTGGCTGGATCGACACGCTTGTCGACGCCGGCGTGCGCGGCCTCCTTGCCCTCCGCGGCGACCTTCCGGAGGGCGGCATGCCCGAAGGGCACCTGCCGCACGCCGATTCCCTGGTCCGGCTCATCCGCAGCTGGGAATCCGACCGCGTGGCGCGCTTGGCAGCCGGCCGCTTGGCGGTGGGCGTGGCTTGCTACCCCAACGGCCACGCCGAGTCCGCCACGCCGGACGAGGACATCGACGTTCTTTTGGCCAAGCAGCGTCTCGGCGCAGACTTCGCCATCACCCAGCTTTTCTTCGACGCGGAGGATTACGTCCGCTTTGCCCAGCGCGCTCGGCTGGCGGGTGTGCGCATTCCGCTCATCCCCGGGATCATGCCGATGACGAGCCGTGCTCGGGTGGAGCGAATGTGCCAGCTGTCCGGGTTGGACGGTCCGACCAAGGTCCTTGACCAACTCGCGGCAGCGACCTCCCCCGAGGAAGAGAAAGAAATTGGCATGCAGATTACAGCCAAGCTGGCGAAGACGGTGATGAACGCCGGCGCCGACGGGCTGCACATCTACACGCACAACAACCCAGACATCACGACTGACCTGCTCAACCGAATTGGAGTCACCCCATGA
- the metE gene encoding 5-methyltetrahydropteroyltriglutamate--homocysteine S-methyltransferase: protein MTASFPKAMIEGYPRVGAHRELKRALESYWSGKIDAETFESAAHSLRLDTYARLKELGLTEDYAIPADVAYYDHVLETALTVGAAEGESLDDEFTLARGNKDTAPLEMTKWFDTNYHYIVPEITDDQTFSARPQRVLKIVEEARAAGHTVRPVLVGPVTLLALSKQAEGATKQPLDHLDQTVESYLTVLAELHDAGVEWIQLAEPALVADLAAADDATLAAALKTAYGRILGAEKRPQVYLTTPYGSLNAGLDVIAELKPEAVQVDLSVGTLALDNSYLERVAKLAEATHLAAGLVDGRNVWAANLRDLREKLETLGEGVSVTTSVSLQHVPHTVEAETSLPVDVATWFAFADEKIREVVALAAGPLDAPEAYAQADRAVRTRAESSRTHDQAVQDRTAQLPEGQVQRQPEFAERNKAQEALGLPQLPTTTIGSFPQTAEIRAARAAHRKGELSDADYTEALRNEVKSVIELQERLGLDVLVHGEPERNDMVQYFAELLDGFVVTENGWVQSYGSRCTRPPIVVGDISRPKAMTTEWAKFAQSLSEKHVKGMLTGPVTILAWSFVRDDVHQSVSADQLGVALADEVRDLEEAGIDIIQIDEPALRELLPLREQDRKAYLDWAVRSFRVVSLQAKPETQIHTHLCYSEFGQIIDAVAGLDADVTSIEAARSRMELLEDIDEKFHSEIGPGIYDIHSPRIPSVAEMAELIRAALKNVPVERLWVNPDCGLKTRGYEETEASLRNMVLARDEVRDSL, encoded by the coding sequence ATGACCGCATCCTTCCCTAAGGCCATGATTGAGGGCTACCCGCGCGTCGGCGCTCACCGCGAGCTCAAGCGTGCGTTGGAGTCCTACTGGTCCGGCAAGATCGACGCCGAGACCTTCGAATCCGCCGCGCACTCCCTGCGCCTTGACACCTATGCCCGCCTCAAGGAGCTGGGCCTCACTGAGGATTACGCCATTCCGGCTGACGTCGCCTACTACGACCACGTCCTCGAGACCGCACTGACCGTGGGCGCCGCCGAGGGCGAGAGTCTCGATGATGAGTTCACCCTGGCCCGCGGTAACAAGGACACAGCGCCGCTGGAGATGACCAAGTGGTTCGACACCAACTACCACTACATTGTTCCTGAGATCACCGATGACCAGACCTTTAGCGCGCGCCCGCAACGCGTGCTGAAGATTGTGGAGGAGGCTCGTGCCGCCGGTCATACCGTCCGCCCAGTCCTCGTCGGCCCGGTGACCCTGCTGGCCCTGTCTAAGCAGGCTGAGGGCGCCACCAAGCAGCCCCTGGACCACCTCGATCAGACAGTCGAGTCCTACCTCACCGTTTTGGCTGAGCTTCACGACGCCGGCGTCGAGTGGATCCAGCTCGCCGAGCCGGCCCTGGTCGCCGACCTCGCCGCCGCTGACGACGCCACTTTGGCTGCCGCACTCAAGACCGCCTACGGCCGCATCTTGGGCGCGGAGAAGCGCCCGCAGGTGTACCTGACCACGCCCTATGGTTCCCTCAACGCTGGCCTCGATGTCATCGCTGAGCTTAAGCCGGAAGCGGTCCAGGTCGATCTTTCCGTGGGCACCCTGGCCCTAGACAACTCCTACCTCGAGCGCGTGGCCAAGCTCGCCGAGGCCACCCACCTCGCCGCCGGCCTGGTCGACGGCCGCAATGTCTGGGCCGCGAACCTCCGCGACTTGCGCGAGAAGCTGGAGACCCTGGGCGAAGGCGTTTCCGTGACCACCTCCGTGTCCCTGCAGCACGTGCCGCACACCGTGGAGGCGGAGACTTCCCTGCCGGTGGACGTCGCCACCTGGTTCGCTTTTGCTGATGAGAAGATCCGTGAGGTCGTAGCACTCGCCGCCGGCCCGCTCGATGCCCCAGAGGCTTATGCTCAGGCCGACCGCGCCGTGCGCACCCGCGCCGAGTCCTCCCGCACCCATGACCAGGCAGTACAGGATCGCACTGCGCAGTTGCCGGAGGGCCAGGTTCAGCGCCAGCCGGAGTTCGCCGAGCGCAACAAGGCCCAGGAAGCCCTCGGCCTGCCACAGCTGCCAACCACCACCATCGGCTCCTTCCCGCAGACTGCTGAGATTCGCGCCGCCCGCGCCGCACACCGCAAGGGCGAGCTCTCCGATGCCGACTACACTGAGGCACTGCGCAACGAGGTGAAGTCCGTCATCGAGTTGCAGGAGCGCTTGGGCCTGGACGTCCTGGTCCACGGCGAGCCGGAGCGCAACGATATGGTGCAGTACTTCGCTGAGCTTCTCGACGGCTTCGTCGTCACCGAGAACGGCTGGGTCCAGTCTTATGGCTCCCGGTGCACCCGTCCGCCAATCGTCGTCGGTGACATCTCCCGCCCGAAGGCCATGACCACCGAGTGGGCGAAGTTCGCGCAGTCCCTGTCCGAAAAGCACGTCAAGGGCATGCTCACCGGCCCGGTGACCATCCTGGCCTGGTCCTTCGTGCGCGATGACGTTCACCAGTCCGTCTCCGCCGACCAGCTCGGCGTGGCGCTGGCCGACGAAGTCCGCGACCTCGAGGAGGCCGGCATCGACATCATCCAGATCGACGAGCCCGCCCTGCGCGAGCTGCTGCCGCTGCGCGAGCAGGACCGCAAGGCCTACCTCGACTGGGCGGTGCGTTCCTTCCGGGTGGTTTCGTTGCAGGCGAAGCCTGAAACCCAGATCCACACGCACCTGTGTTACTCGGAGTTTGGCCAGATCATCGACGCCGTCGCCGGCTTGGACGCCGACGTCACCTCCATCGAGGCGGCCCGCTCCCGCATGGAGCTGCTCGAGGACATCGATGAGAAGTTCCACTCCGAGATCGGCCCGGGCATTTACGATATCCATTCCCCGCGCATCCCGTCCGTGGCGGAAATGGCCGAGCTCATCCGCGCAGCGCTGAAGAACGTGCCGGTCGAGCGCCTCTGGGTCAACCCGGACTGCGGCCTCAAGACCCGCGGCTATGAGGAAACCGAGGCCTCTCTGCGCAACATGGTCCTCGCCCGTGACGAGGTCCGCGACAGCCTCTAA
- a CDS encoding HAD family hydrolase, giving the protein MIRAILFDLDDTLMDHTAAMHAAVEEWLPGGHHKRFAEIERKWFAAYERGEVTHQGQRVERCREFLGRPEMTEQEALAEYAKYLAAYEKHWCSVDGAQDVLQHVLNLGLIVGVLTNGAREMQEAKLRAGGLDLPGVELFPTVEMGHPKPHPEAYLEACRHLRVDPGATLMVGDSVANDVEGARAAGLKALHFDRAGNGDIAALSELTAMDFV; this is encoded by the coding sequence ATGATTCGCGCCATTCTCTTCGATCTCGATGACACCCTCATGGACCACACCGCCGCGATGCATGCGGCCGTGGAAGAGTGGCTGCCGGGCGGGCACCACAAGCGCTTCGCGGAGATTGAAAGGAAATGGTTCGCCGCCTACGAGCGCGGCGAGGTCACCCACCAGGGCCAGCGCGTGGAGCGCTGCCGCGAGTTCCTGGGCCGCCCAGAGATGACGGAGCAGGAGGCACTGGCGGAATATGCCAAGTACCTGGCCGCGTACGAGAAGCATTGGTGCTCGGTGGATGGTGCACAGGACGTACTACAGCACGTCCTCAATTTAGGTCTCATCGTCGGTGTGCTGACGAACGGGGCCCGTGAAATGCAGGAGGCAAAACTACGGGCAGGCGGGCTCGATCTGCCAGGCGTTGAGCTCTTTCCCACCGTGGAAATGGGTCATCCGAAGCCGCACCCGGAGGCCTACCTTGAAGCTTGTCGGCACTTAAGGGTGGATCCGGGCGCCACTCTCATGGTGGGCGATTCGGTGGCTAATGACGTCGAAGGCGCCCGTGCCGCGGGTCTCAAGGCACTGCACTTCGATAGGGCCGGAAACGGAGACATCGCCGCGCTCAGTGAGCTGACGGCGATGGACTTCGTTTAA
- a CDS encoding peptidylprolyl isomerase, translating into MAGMTQKTATATMHTNYGDIVIDLFGNHAPVTVENFIGLAKGEKDYTTQNAKGEQSGPFYDGAIFHRVIDQFMIQGGDPTGTGRGGPGYQFQDEFHPELQFDRPFLLAMANAGPGTNGSQFFITVAPTPHLNNHHTIFGEVTDPASQEVVSKIAKVSTDRMDRPAEDVVIESIEIA; encoded by the coding sequence ATGGCTGGCATGACTCAGAAGACCGCAACTGCAACGATGCACACCAATTACGGTGACATTGTTATCGACCTGTTCGGTAACCACGCACCGGTAACCGTTGAGAACTTCATCGGCCTGGCTAAGGGCGAGAAGGACTACACCACCCAGAACGCCAAGGGCGAGCAGTCCGGCCCGTTCTACGATGGCGCTATTTTCCACCGCGTCATCGACCAGTTCATGATCCAGGGCGGTGACCCGACCGGCACCGGCCGTGGCGGCCCCGGCTACCAGTTCCAGGATGAGTTCCACCCGGAGCTCCAGTTTGATCGCCCGTTCCTGCTGGCCATGGCGAACGCCGGCCCAGGCACCAACGGTTCCCAGTTCTTCATCACCGTGGCGCCGACCCCGCACCTGAACAACCACCACACCATCTTCGGTGAGGTCACCGACCCGGCTTCCCAGGAAGTTGTGTCCAAGATTGCTAAGGTCTCCACCGACCGCATGGACCGTCCGGCTGAGGACGTTGTCATCGAGTCCATCGAGATCGCCTAA
- a CDS encoding rhomboid family intramembrane serine protease, with product MKNYLRSAPATLVLMVLCIGAWCATAIQGSSLSAPYYRSMLAQDWTLWGPDVSAHPTTVITAGFMHLDAGHLLVNMVMLFFVGREVERALGSALYVAAYLISIVGSSAAVLWMDYGTPTVGASGALFALMGLLIGVYRSRGLDLRAPIVLVVANVVYSFVAENVSVWGHLGGLLTGLLLAPFLFRKRTWLRWLGIWIIGVIAAVAAALRAGLWG from the coding sequence GTGAAGAATTATCTCCGTTCGGCACCGGCCACCCTGGTGCTCATGGTGCTGTGCATCGGTGCTTGGTGTGCCACGGCCATCCAAGGCTCGTCCCTCTCCGCGCCCTACTATCGCAGCATGCTGGCTCAAGACTGGACGCTGTGGGGCCCTGACGTGTCCGCGCACCCCACAACTGTCATTACCGCGGGCTTTATGCATCTCGACGCCGGGCACCTCTTGGTCAACATGGTGATGCTGTTCTTTGTGGGCAGGGAAGTAGAACGCGCCCTGGGCAGCGCGCTGTATGTGGCGGCCTATCTCATCTCCATCGTGGGCTCTTCTGCCGCAGTGCTGTGGATGGATTACGGCACACCTACGGTGGGCGCCTCCGGTGCCCTCTTTGCGCTCATGGGTCTACTCATTGGTGTGTACCGCAGTCGCGGTCTTGACCTGCGCGCGCCCATCGTCCTCGTGGTGGCCAACGTCGTCTACAGCTTCGTGGCGGAGAATGTCTCCGTGTGGGGGCACTTGGGTGGCTTGCTCACAGGACTGCTGTTGGCACCATTCCTCTTTCGCAAACGCACGTGGCTGCGTTGGCTGGGGATTTGGATTATCGGGGTGATAGCTGCTGTTGCAGCGGCGCTGCGAGCTGGGCTTTGGGGATAA
- a CDS encoding ATP-binding cassette domain-containing protein, whose product MNTVFTARDITVSFAGHEVVHGANLTASPGRITALLCPNGAGKSTTLRAALGLVKATGTKHINGTIGLLLDDGGLVTSLTGRQHLHAMARLYGVDKHRVQAVLELVDMSHRCDRQLKTYSLGMKRRIALAGALFR is encoded by the coding sequence ATGAACACCGTATTCACTGCTCGAGACATCACCGTCTCCTTCGCCGGACATGAGGTTGTCCACGGCGCGAACCTCACGGCATCTCCCGGACGGATCACCGCTTTGCTTTGTCCGAACGGCGCCGGCAAATCCACTACGCTCCGGGCTGCCCTCGGCTTGGTGAAAGCCACCGGAACGAAGCACATCAATGGCACCATCGGGCTGCTCCTCGACGATGGCGGCCTCGTTACTAGTCTCACCGGGCGTCAGCATCTCCACGCAATGGCGAGGCTATATGGCGTCGATAAGCATCGGGTACAAGCGGTTTTAGAGCTGGTCGATATGTCACACCGCTGCGACCGGCAGCTCAAAACCTACTCGTTAGGCATGAAGCGTCGTATAGCGCTAGCGGGAGCTCTGTTTCGATAA
- a CDS encoding toxin: MEVRRNATKHGIKPEDSVTAATSTCVFKAPLDDENPQRELRLGFDGSMRLLELVVLIWDDGTETIIHSMKARKQYRALLD, from the coding sequence ATGGAGGTTCGCCGGAACGCCACAAAACACGGCATCAAGCCGGAGGATTCCGTAACCGCAGCAACATCAACTTGTGTCTTTAAAGCTCCACTCGACGACGAGAACCCACAGCGAGAGCTTCGCCTCGGATTCGACGGCTCAATGAGATTACTTGAGCTCGTTGTTCTTATTTGGGACGACGGGACCGAGACCATCATTCATTCCATGAAGGCCCGCAAGCAATACCGCGCTCTGCTCGATTAA
- a CDS encoding ribbon-helix-helix domain-containing protein, which translates to MKTINGQPISEEQIDAWVMEAENGYDVETLRTRGRKPRDNQAAKIISIRLSPNEIADLDKYATAHGWSRSQAIREALRKAI; encoded by the coding sequence ATGAAGACTATCAATGGACAGCCGATCAGCGAAGAGCAAATTGATGCATGGGTAATGGAAGCCGAAAATGGTTACGACGTGGAGACTCTTCGTACTCGGGGGCGGAAACCCCGCGACAATCAGGCCGCAAAGATTATCTCGATTCGCCTTTCGCCCAATGAAATTGCAGACCTGGATAAGTATGCTACAGCGCATGGATGGTCTAGGTCACAGGCAATCCGTGAAGCGCTAAGAAAAGCCATTTAA
- a CDS encoding integrase core domain-containing protein — translation MAIPLHKRRKVADFDPVRDGKTVTQFCKELGISRQTYHNIKSRIAQKGRAGIVPDSTAPKNPIKKFDEADKIAVVHARQELMEQGLDYGPWSIYYFLFDTSGPDSTPSRSTIASWLHELGFVDANARKRPRSSYKRFARDLVGELWQIDGLVYRLFDHAHTHVTIYQIIDDASRFDVGTTAFALPENGTDARAVLAAAFAAYGKPQEILSDNGDAFATYHRGFLSATETWLASQGVLAIAGFAPTTQGKDERSHRTLTQFLDARHPVSLAEVNTYLAEYRQVYNERRRHQSLLVGKMHITPRQAFDTFPKAPSPTHPLDPEQVWARVVAYNQAHNPQAVSEMLNGPAEAATSHEACIDDMAALQGIPPTDTPTLTAPTTNSTNHWDIPDQLCVSKDGVVRVCGFGLYIGLRFKNRRLYSTVTAENVAEFYTAHDGEFLFSVPLPITLSHRPPGGQININLVEGMKHRQPPRMNPKLSKPRPKRRPQP, via the coding sequence ATGGCTATTCCATTGCATAAGCGTAGAAAGGTCGCAGATTTCGATCCCGTTCGTGACGGCAAGACGGTCACACAGTTTTGCAAAGAATTAGGAATCTCGCGGCAGACGTACCACAACATCAAAAGCCGGATAGCGCAGAAGGGTCGCGCAGGTATTGTGCCTGATTCGACTGCCCCGAAGAATCCGATTAAGAAATTTGACGAGGCCGATAAAATCGCAGTCGTCCACGCCAGGCAGGAGTTGATGGAGCAAGGCTTGGATTATGGGCCTTGGTCGATCTACTACTTCTTGTTTGACACTTCGGGCCCAGATTCCACGCCGTCGCGTTCTACAATCGCCTCGTGGCTTCATGAGCTGGGATTTGTTGATGCCAATGCCCGCAAACGGCCACGCAGTTCCTATAAGCGCTTCGCCCGTGATCTCGTCGGTGAACTCTGGCAAATCGATGGACTGGTCTACCGCCTCTTTGACCATGCCCACACACATGTCACGATTTACCAGATTATCGATGATGCCAGCAGATTCGATGTCGGAACCACAGCGTTCGCTCTGCCAGAAAACGGTACTGATGCGCGCGCCGTACTGGCCGCAGCGTTCGCCGCCTACGGCAAACCTCAAGAAATCCTTTCCGACAATGGCGATGCGTTCGCCACCTATCACCGTGGTTTTCTCTCTGCTACTGAAACTTGGCTCGCTAGCCAAGGTGTACTTGCTATTGCTGGTTTCGCCCCGACAACCCAGGGAAAAGACGAACGCTCTCACCGCACGTTGACCCAGTTCCTCGATGCACGCCACCCAGTCAGCCTTGCTGAGGTCAACACATATCTGGCTGAATATCGCCAGGTCTACAACGAACGACGACGGCACCAATCACTGCTCGTCGGCAAAATGCACATCACACCACGCCAGGCCTTCGATACCTTCCCCAAGGCACCATCACCTACACATCCACTCGATCCTGAGCAGGTCTGGGCCCGCGTAGTCGCCTATAACCAAGCGCACAATCCACAAGCTGTATCCGAAATGCTAAACGGCCCCGCGGAAGCGGCAACTTCACACGAGGCCTGCATCGATGACATGGCAGCTTTGCAAGGCATACCTCCCACCGATACCCCCACACTAACGGCGCCGACGACAAATTCAACAAACCATTGGGATATCCCAGACCAGCTCTGCGTAAGCAAAGACGGCGTTGTACGCGTGTGCGGTTTCGGGCTCTACATTGGTCTGAGGTTTAAAAACCGCAGACTCTACTCCACGGTCACAGCCGAAAACGTTGCGGAGTTCTACACGGCCCATGACGGTGAATTCCTCTTCAGCGTGCCACTGCCGATCACGTTGAGCCACAGACCACCAGGTGGTCAGATCAACATCAACCTCGTTGAAGGAATGAAACACCGCCAACCACCGCGGATGAACCCGAAACTATCCAAACCCCGGCCGAAACGCAGGCCGCAACCATAA
- a CDS encoding response regulator yields MSIRVFLVDDDELVRSTLRVYFQTTEDITVVGEATNGADCLAQIEEAKPDLVLADIHMPHMDGITLLKHLNSAPNPPTFLAVTAFDSDDTMLKILRAGGAGYILKNQRPRSIIEAVRAAVEGGTVVAPAAMHRLVDYIGEPATPRDPVAAAIESHELHDAEIAVLKLLLAGNSNSEIAAATGYSESAVKKHVSRLITIFGASTRLNLVTKILGGAGS; encoded by the coding sequence ATGAGCATTCGGGTTTTCCTCGTTGATGATGATGAGCTCGTTCGCTCGACGCTCCGCGTCTATTTCCAGACCACCGAGGACATCACAGTGGTCGGTGAGGCAACCAATGGCGCGGATTGCCTGGCCCAGATCGAGGAAGCCAAGCCGGACCTCGTCCTCGCCGATATTCACATGCCGCACATGGACGGCATCACGCTGCTCAAGCACCTTAATTCCGCGCCGAATCCCCCAACCTTCTTGGCAGTGACCGCCTTCGACTCGGATGACACGATGCTGAAGATCCTGCGGGCGGGCGGCGCGGGCTATATCTTGAAGAACCAACGCCCGCGCTCCATCATCGAGGCGGTCCGCGCCGCCGTGGAGGGCGGCACCGTCGTGGCGCCCGCCGCCATGCACCGTTTGGTGGACTACATTGGGGAACCCGCCACCCCACGCGATCCCGTCGCCGCCGCCATTGAAAGCCACGAGCTTCACGACGCCGAAATTGCCGTCCTCAAACTCCTTCTCGCCGGCAACTCCAATTCTGAGATCGCTGCCGCCACCGGCTATTCCGAGTCCGCCGTGAAGAAACACGTCTCACGCCTCATCACCATCTTCGGCGCCAGCACGCGCCTGAACCTGGTGACCAAGATTCTGGGCGGCGCTGGCTCCTAG
- a CDS encoding sensor histidine kinase translates to MSSSRFYSIAGVGCIILVMLTVTVDKNFLTPGALVLAGLGVSLTPLAIRRPLAAACGYGALFALAMWCPDWRSFLLLAWSPVIVGIVAFRTRWLWALPPAVVYTYLVTTDPSIKYLPDFDPLNLSTPLILYAVAIVIGAALRKTRDQRLAAEQRAAKQREALMTALHDSVAATLTSVVMRSETLALTQTDPSAADSAEAIANDARRAMGEVRDLLRVMKNESVTQGVKSLEDDLDTMVSFLNSHGFHCEAQINVGKNGKLALPEKLSLVFSELAINILKYARPESRVSIEATGSSKSIDLVITSEIAAQQSRQYMTTNLGLGEIARRVRRMHGSFGSGKEGDHWVTRLSLPTAHLRKI, encoded by the coding sequence ATGAGCTCCTCGAGGTTCTATAGCATCGCTGGCGTTGGCTGCATCATTTTGGTGATGCTCACCGTCACGGTGGATAAAAACTTCCTCACTCCCGGCGCACTCGTACTTGCCGGCCTCGGCGTTTCCCTGACGCCACTGGCCATCCGCCGCCCACTTGCGGCGGCCTGCGGGTACGGTGCGCTTTTTGCGCTCGCAATGTGGTGCCCCGACTGGCGGTCTTTCCTCCTCTTGGCGTGGAGCCCCGTCATCGTGGGCATCGTGGCGTTTCGTACACGCTGGCTGTGGGCGCTTCCCCCAGCGGTGGTGTACACATACCTCGTCACGACGGATCCTTCGATTAAATATCTGCCTGATTTCGACCCGTTAAACCTGTCAACACCGCTCATCTTGTATGCGGTGGCCATCGTCATTGGGGCCGCGCTGCGAAAAACCCGGGACCAGCGTCTTGCCGCCGAGCAGCGCGCCGCCAAGCAGCGCGAGGCGCTGATGACCGCCCTTCATGATTCGGTGGCTGCGACCTTGACCTCCGTGGTCATGCGCTCCGAAACCTTGGCGTTGACCCAAACGGATCCTTCCGCGGCTGACTCCGCGGAGGCGATTGCTAACGACGCCCGCCGAGCCATGGGCGAAGTCCGCGACCTGCTACGCGTGATGAAGAATGAGAGCGTGACTCAAGGAGTTAAGTCCTTGGAAGACGACCTCGACACCATGGTTAGCTTCCTGAACAGCCACGGCTTCCACTGCGAAGCACAGATCAATGTAGGCAAGAACGGTAAGCTTGCGCTACCGGAAAAGCTCTCCCTCGTGTTCTCTGAGCTCGCCATCAACATCCTCAAGTACGCTCGCCCTGAATCCCGTGTGAGCATCGAGGCCACCGGCAGCTCCAAGTCCATCGACCTCGTGATCACTTCCGAGATTGCGGCGCAACAATCACGCCAATACATGACGACGAATCTGGGTTTGGGGGAAATCGCCCGCCGCGTTCGCCGAATGCACGGCAGCTTCGGCAGCGGCAAAGAAGGTGATCACTGGGTCACACGCCTTTCTCTTCCCACTGCCCACCTAAGAAAAATATAG
- the crgA gene encoding cell division protein CrgA, protein MPKSKITTEGSALPQSSSSATNRTPVKINSEGTPKWYIAIMLGLMLLGLLWLVVNYLAGESIPFMQELGPWNYGIGFGLAIIGLLMTMGWR, encoded by the coding sequence ATGCCAAAGTCCAAGATCACGACGGAGGGCTCCGCACTCCCGCAGTCCTCCAGCTCTGCGACCAACCGCACCCCGGTCAAGATCAACTCTGAGGGAACCCCGAAGTGGTACATCGCCATCATGCTGGGCCTCATGCTCCTCGGCCTGCTCTGGCTGGTGGTCAACTACCTAGCGGGTGAGTCCATTCCGTTCATGCAGGAGCTGGGACCGTGGAATTACGGCATCGGCTTCGGCCTGGCCATCATCGGCCTGTTGATGACGATGGGCTGGCGTTAG